Proteins from a genomic interval of Salvelinus alpinus chromosome 7, SLU_Salpinus.1, whole genome shotgun sequence:
- the ppm1ba gene encoding protein phosphatase 1B isoform X1, which translates to MGAFLDKPKTEKHNAHGEGNNLRYGLSSMQGWRVEMEDAHTAMVGLPHGLDDWSFFAVYDGHAGSRVANYASKHLLGHIITHSMGSPGPEGVTPAPTVDAVKTGIRTGFLNIDEHMRNFSDLRNGMDRSGSTAVAVLLSPEHLYFINCGDSRAVLYRNAHVCFSTLDHKPCNPREKERIQNAGGSVMIQRVNGSLAVSRALGDYDYKCVDGRGATEQLVSPEPEVFEIERAPEDEFVVLACDGIWDVMSNEELCEFVKSRLEVSHDLEKVCNQVLDTCLHKGSRDNMSVVLVCLPNCPKVSEEAVKKDTELDKFLESRVEEIIEKAGEEGIPDLVTVMRNLSSESIPNLPPGGGLASKRSVIEVVYNRLNPHREVDGPSCIIWLPPLGMYQM; encoded by the exons ATGGGGGCGTTCCTGGACAAGCCCAAGACGGAGAAGCACAATGCCCACGGTGAGGGCAACAACCTCCGTTATGGCCTGAGCAGCATGCAGGGCTGGCGGGTGGAGATGGAGGACGCCCACACCGCTATGGTGGGTCTACCCCATGGCCTGGATGACTGGTCCTTCTTCGCTGTCTACGACGGCCACGCCGGCTCCCGCGTGGCTAACTATGCCTCTAAACACCTGCTGGGGCACATCATCACCCACAGCATGGGTTCCCCGGGCCCTGAAGGTGTCACCCCAGCCCCCACCGTGGATGCGGTCAAGACGGGGATCCGCACCGGTTTCCTGAACATCGACGAGCACATGAGGAACTTCTCAGACCTGCGTAACGGTATGGACCGCAGCGGCTCGACGGCCGTGGCCGTACTGCTCTCGCCAGAGCACCTCTACTTCATCAACTGTGGTGACTCACGGGCCGTGCTCTACCGCAACGCGCACGTCTGCTTCTCCACGCTTGACCACAAGCCCTGCAACCcacgggagaaggagaggatccAGAACGCAGGTGGCTCGGTAATGATCCAGAGAGTGAATGGTTCCCTGGCCGTGTCCCGGGCCCTGGGAGACTACGACTACAAGTGTGTGGATGGGAGGGGTGCCACGGAGCAGCTGGTGTCACCAGAGCCCGAGGTGTTTGAGATTGAGAGGGCCCCAGAGGACGAGTTTGTGGTGCTGGCCTGCGACGGTATCTGGGACGTGATGAGCAACGAGGAGCTGTGCGAGTTTGTCAAGTCCCGTCTGGAGGTGTCCCACGACCTGGAGAAGGTCTGCAACCAGGTGCTGGACACCTGCCTGCACAAG GGAAGTCGGGATAACATGAgtgttgtgttggtgtgtttgccAAACTGCCCTAAAGTGTCAGAGGAGGCGGTGAAGAAAGATACAGAGCTGGATAAGTTCCTGGAGTCTCGTGTGGAAG agaTCATAGAGAAGGCAGGAGAGGAGGGTATTCCCGACCTGGTGACGGTCATGAGGAATCTGTCCTCAGAGAGCATCCCCAACCTGCCACCAGGGGGAGGCCTCGCCAGCAA ACGCAGTGTTATCGAAGTAGTGTACAACCGGCTGAACCCACACAGGGAAGTGGATGGG CCCTCCTGTATCATTTG GCTGCCTCCTTTGGGGATGTACCAGATGTGA
- the ppm1ba gene encoding protein phosphatase 1B isoform X2: MGAFLDKPKTEKHNAHGEGNNLRYGLSSMQGWRVEMEDAHTAMVGLPHGLDDWSFFAVYDGHAGSRVANYASKHLLGHIITHSMGSPGPEGVTPAPTVDAVKTGIRTGFLNIDEHMRNFSDLRNGMDRSGSTAVAVLLSPEHLYFINCGDSRAVLYRNAHVCFSTLDHKPCNPREKERIQNAGGSVMIQRVNGSLAVSRALGDYDYKCVDGRGATEQLVSPEPEVFEIERAPEDEFVVLACDGIWDVMSNEELCEFVKSRLEVSHDLEKVCNQVLDTCLHKGSRDNMSVVLVCLPNCPKVSEEAVKKDTELDKFLESRVEEIIEKAGEEGIPDLVTVMRNLSSESIPNLPPGGGLASKRSVIEVVYNRLNPHREVDGTGADLEDPW; this comes from the exons ATGGGGGCGTTCCTGGACAAGCCCAAGACGGAGAAGCACAATGCCCACGGTGAGGGCAACAACCTCCGTTATGGCCTGAGCAGCATGCAGGGCTGGCGGGTGGAGATGGAGGACGCCCACACCGCTATGGTGGGTCTACCCCATGGCCTGGATGACTGGTCCTTCTTCGCTGTCTACGACGGCCACGCCGGCTCCCGCGTGGCTAACTATGCCTCTAAACACCTGCTGGGGCACATCATCACCCACAGCATGGGTTCCCCGGGCCCTGAAGGTGTCACCCCAGCCCCCACCGTGGATGCGGTCAAGACGGGGATCCGCACCGGTTTCCTGAACATCGACGAGCACATGAGGAACTTCTCAGACCTGCGTAACGGTATGGACCGCAGCGGCTCGACGGCCGTGGCCGTACTGCTCTCGCCAGAGCACCTCTACTTCATCAACTGTGGTGACTCACGGGCCGTGCTCTACCGCAACGCGCACGTCTGCTTCTCCACGCTTGACCACAAGCCCTGCAACCcacgggagaaggagaggatccAGAACGCAGGTGGCTCGGTAATGATCCAGAGAGTGAATGGTTCCCTGGCCGTGTCCCGGGCCCTGGGAGACTACGACTACAAGTGTGTGGATGGGAGGGGTGCCACGGAGCAGCTGGTGTCACCAGAGCCCGAGGTGTTTGAGATTGAGAGGGCCCCAGAGGACGAGTTTGTGGTGCTGGCCTGCGACGGTATCTGGGACGTGATGAGCAACGAGGAGCTGTGCGAGTTTGTCAAGTCCCGTCTGGAGGTGTCCCACGACCTGGAGAAGGTCTGCAACCAGGTGCTGGACACCTGCCTGCACAAG GGAAGTCGGGATAACATGAgtgttgtgttggtgtgtttgccAAACTGCCCTAAAGTGTCAGAGGAGGCGGTGAAGAAAGATACAGAGCTGGATAAGTTCCTGGAGTCTCGTGTGGAAG agaTCATAGAGAAGGCAGGAGAGGAGGGTATTCCCGACCTGGTGACGGTCATGAGGAATCTGTCCTCAGAGAGCATCCCCAACCTGCCACCAGGGGGAGGCCTCGCCAGCAA ACGCAGTGTTATCGAAGTAGTGTACAACCGGCTGAACCCACACAGGGAAGTGGATGGG ACTGGAGCAGACCTTGAGGACCCCTGGTAA
- the ppm1ba gene encoding protein phosphatase 1B isoform X3, with protein MGAFLDKPKTEKHNAHGEGNNLRYGLSSMQGWRVEMEDAHTAMVGLPHGLDDWSFFAVYDGHAGSRVANYASKHLLGHIITHSMGSPGPEGVTPAPTVDAVKTGIRTGFLNIDEHMRNFSDLRNGMDRSGSTAVAVLLSPEHLYFINCGDSRAVLYRNAHVCFSTLDHKPCNPREKERIQNAGGSVMIQRVNGSLAVSRALGDYDYKCVDGRGATEQLVSPEPEVFEIERAPEDEFVVLACDGIWDVMSNEELCEFVKSRLEVSHDLEKVCNQVLDTCLHKGSRDNMSVVLVCLPNCPKVSEEAVKKDTELDKFLESRVEEIIEKAGEEGIPDLVTVMRNLSSESIPNLPPGGGLASKRSVIEVVYNRLNPHREVDGPSCII; from the exons ATGGGGGCGTTCCTGGACAAGCCCAAGACGGAGAAGCACAATGCCCACGGTGAGGGCAACAACCTCCGTTATGGCCTGAGCAGCATGCAGGGCTGGCGGGTGGAGATGGAGGACGCCCACACCGCTATGGTGGGTCTACCCCATGGCCTGGATGACTGGTCCTTCTTCGCTGTCTACGACGGCCACGCCGGCTCCCGCGTGGCTAACTATGCCTCTAAACACCTGCTGGGGCACATCATCACCCACAGCATGGGTTCCCCGGGCCCTGAAGGTGTCACCCCAGCCCCCACCGTGGATGCGGTCAAGACGGGGATCCGCACCGGTTTCCTGAACATCGACGAGCACATGAGGAACTTCTCAGACCTGCGTAACGGTATGGACCGCAGCGGCTCGACGGCCGTGGCCGTACTGCTCTCGCCAGAGCACCTCTACTTCATCAACTGTGGTGACTCACGGGCCGTGCTCTACCGCAACGCGCACGTCTGCTTCTCCACGCTTGACCACAAGCCCTGCAACCcacgggagaaggagaggatccAGAACGCAGGTGGCTCGGTAATGATCCAGAGAGTGAATGGTTCCCTGGCCGTGTCCCGGGCCCTGGGAGACTACGACTACAAGTGTGTGGATGGGAGGGGTGCCACGGAGCAGCTGGTGTCACCAGAGCCCGAGGTGTTTGAGATTGAGAGGGCCCCAGAGGACGAGTTTGTGGTGCTGGCCTGCGACGGTATCTGGGACGTGATGAGCAACGAGGAGCTGTGCGAGTTTGTCAAGTCCCGTCTGGAGGTGTCCCACGACCTGGAGAAGGTCTGCAACCAGGTGCTGGACACCTGCCTGCACAAG GGAAGTCGGGATAACATGAgtgttgtgttggtgtgtttgccAAACTGCCCTAAAGTGTCAGAGGAGGCGGTGAAGAAAGATACAGAGCTGGATAAGTTCCTGGAGTCTCGTGTGGAAG agaTCATAGAGAAGGCAGGAGAGGAGGGTATTCCCGACCTGGTGACGGTCATGAGGAATCTGTCCTCAGAGAGCATCCCCAACCTGCCACCAGGGGGAGGCCTCGCCAGCAA ACGCAGTGTTATCGAAGTAGTGTACAACCGGCTGAACCCACACAGGGAAGTGGATGGG CCCTCCTGTATCATTTG A
- the slc3a1 gene encoding amino acid transporter heavy chain SLC3A1, with protein MITRSQLLSTKDLEVDRHMFLDMSSGTTNGSRMELGECIRNTGFHEDDEAEDAVGGDEENRTSTVRMSPGKEEDTYTQIKPYAGMPKEVLLLYSVQARYRLPREILFWLTIVCTLALVALTITVIVISPRCLSWWQSSPVYQIYPRSFKDSDSDGIGDLKGILDKLDHFQYLNIKAIWISPFYKSPMKDFGYDVEDFRDIDPLFGSMQDFDELLAAMHDKGLKLIMDFIPNHTSDTHQWFNLSSSGHAQYKDYYIWANCNTTHAPNNWVSVFGNSSWTYVEERQQCYYHQFLKEQPDLNFRNPHVRREMTEIVRFWLEKGVDGFRMDAVKHILEAKHLRDEPQVDPQQDPDTIDTEFELHHDYTTTQLGLHDILQAWRGEMDVYSREPGRYRFMVAESYDYEETDKTMMYYGTPYVKESDFPFNFYLMDLPTNLTGTGAQGLVNLWMANMPVGKWPNWVVGNHDKPRISSSVGQEYIKVINMLLLTLPGTPTTYYGEEIGMVNINVTIDEIQDPFGKFNPNASRDPQRSPMQWSDGSNAGFSDANHTWLPLHPHHTTVNVEAQQKDSGSVLSQYRALSLLRQAQLPLHRGWMCYIWSDADVFAFLREIDGLDKAFLVVLNFGADSVINLSAITELPEQLTLHMSTKQENYGMPVIKSKISTARGEGLLLEYSTHMRFNPGHASQCFVSEKACYLGVLDILYKC; from the exons ATGATTACAAGGAGTCAGTTGCTCTCAACAAAGGATTTAGAAGTAGACAGGCACATGTTCCTAGACATGAGCTCCGGTACAACCAACGGCAGCCGTATGGAACTGGGGGAGTGCATCCGAAACACGGGCTTCCATGAGGATGACGAGGCAGAGGATGCTGTTGGTGGAGACGAAGAAAACAGGACTTCGACGGTCAGGATGTCCCCGGGCAAAGAGGAGGATACTTATACCCAAATCAAACCTTACGCGGGCATGCCTAAAGAGGTCCTGCTTTTATATTCAGTCCAAGCTCGCTACCGACTGCCCCGGGAGATCCTGTTCTGGCTGACCATTGTGTGCACCTTGGCGCTGGTCGCACTGACCATCACGGTGATCGTTATATCGCCCCGTTGCCTCAGCTGGTGGCAGTCCTCTCCTGTGTACCAAATATACCCACGTTCCTTCAAGGACTCAGACAGCGATGGTATCGGAGACCTCAAAG GCATCTTGGATAAACTGGATCACTTTCAGTACCTGAACATCAAGGCCATCTGGATCAGTCCGTTCTACAAGTCTCCCATGAAGGACTTTGGCTATGATGTGGAAGACTTTAGAGACATCGATCCACTCTTTGGCTCCATGCAAGACTTTGATGAACTCCTCGCTGCCATGCATGACAAAG GGTTGAAGTTGATCATGGATTTTATCCCTAACCATACCAGTGACACGCACCAGTGGTTCAACCTCAGCAGTAGTGGACATGCACAGTACAAAGACTACTATATCTGGGCCAACTGCAATACTACCCACGCCCCCAACAACTGG GTGAGTGTGTTTGGGAACTCCTCCTGGACGTATGTTGAGGAGAGGCAGCAGTGTTACTACCACCAGTTCCTCAAGGAGCAACCCGACCTCAACTTCCGCAACCCACATGTTCGGAGAGAGATGACT GAGATCGTTCGTTTCTGGCTGGAGAAGGGAGTGGATGGGTTCCGTATGGATGCTGTGAAGCACATCCTAGAGGCCAAGCATCTGAGGGATGAGCCCCAAGTGGACCCACAACAAGATCCT GATACAATTGACACAGAGTTTGAGCTCCACCATGACTACACCACCACCCAGTTAGGGCTGCATGATATCCTGCAGGCCTGGAGGGGAGAAATGGACGTCTACAGTAGAGAGCCAGGCCGATATAG GTTTATGGTAGCTGAGTCCTATGACTATGAGGAGACTGACAAGACCATGATGTACTATGGGACACCCTATGTTAAAGAGAGCGACTTCCCTTTCAACTTCTATCTGATGGACCTGCCAACTAATCTGACTGGAACTGGGGCTCAAGGCCTGGTCAATCTGTGGATGGCCAACATGCCAGTGGGGAAATGGCCAAACTGGGTG GTTGGGAACCACGATAAACCTCGTATCTCCTCCAGTGTTGGCCAGGAGTACATTAAAGTGATCAACATGCTACTGCTCACCTTGCCCGGCACACCCACCACTTACTATGGAGAGGAGATAGGCATGGTGAACATCAATGTGACCATTGACGAGATCCAGGACCCCTTTGGAAAGTTTAACCCT AATGCCAGTCGTGACCCTCAGAGGTCCCCCATGCAGTGGAGTGATGGGTCGAATGCTGGTTTCAGTGATGCCAATCATACCTGGCTGCCTTTGCACCCACACCACACAACAGTTAATGTGGAG GCTCAACAGAAAGACAGCGGGTCAGTTCTGTCTCAGTACCGGGCCCTGAGTCTCCTGCGACAGGCCCAGCTGCCTCTCCATCGGGGTTGGATGTGCTACATCTGGAGCGACGCGGATGTCTTTGCCTTTCTGAGGGAGATAGACGGCCTGGACAAGGCCTTCCTCGTGGTGCTCAACTTTGGAGCAGACTCTGTTATAAACCTCTCGGCCATAACAGAGCTGCCGGAGCAGCTAACACTTCATATGAGCACCAAGCAGGAAAACTATGGGATGCCGGTGATTAAATCTAAAATTTCCACGGCGCGAGGGGAGGGGCTGCTACTTGAGTACTCCACCCACATGCGGTTCAACCCTGGCCACGCCTCCCAGTGTTTTGTCTCAGAGAAGGCCTGCTACTTGGGAGTCTTGGACATTCTGTATAAGTGCTGA
- the ppm1ba gene encoding protein phosphatase 1B isoform X4, which yields MGAFLDKPKTEKHNAHGEGNNLRYGLSSMQGWRVEMEDAHTAMVGLPHGLDDWSFFAVYDGHAGSRVANYASKHLLGHIITHSMGSPGPEGVTPAPTVDAVKTGIRTGFLNIDEHMRNFSDLRNGMDRSGSTAVAVLLSPEHLYFINCGDSRAVLYRNAHVCFSTLDHKPCNPREKERIQNAGGSVMIQRVNGSLAVSRALGDYDYKCVDGRGATEQLVSPEPEVFEIERAPEDEFVVLACDGIWDVMSNEELCEFVKSRLEVSHDLEKVCNQVLDTCLHKGSRDNMSVVLVCLPNCPKVSEEAVKKDTELDKFLESRVEDWSRP from the exons ATGGGGGCGTTCCTGGACAAGCCCAAGACGGAGAAGCACAATGCCCACGGTGAGGGCAACAACCTCCGTTATGGCCTGAGCAGCATGCAGGGCTGGCGGGTGGAGATGGAGGACGCCCACACCGCTATGGTGGGTCTACCCCATGGCCTGGATGACTGGTCCTTCTTCGCTGTCTACGACGGCCACGCCGGCTCCCGCGTGGCTAACTATGCCTCTAAACACCTGCTGGGGCACATCATCACCCACAGCATGGGTTCCCCGGGCCCTGAAGGTGTCACCCCAGCCCCCACCGTGGATGCGGTCAAGACGGGGATCCGCACCGGTTTCCTGAACATCGACGAGCACATGAGGAACTTCTCAGACCTGCGTAACGGTATGGACCGCAGCGGCTCGACGGCCGTGGCCGTACTGCTCTCGCCAGAGCACCTCTACTTCATCAACTGTGGTGACTCACGGGCCGTGCTCTACCGCAACGCGCACGTCTGCTTCTCCACGCTTGACCACAAGCCCTGCAACCcacgggagaaggagaggatccAGAACGCAGGTGGCTCGGTAATGATCCAGAGAGTGAATGGTTCCCTGGCCGTGTCCCGGGCCCTGGGAGACTACGACTACAAGTGTGTGGATGGGAGGGGTGCCACGGAGCAGCTGGTGTCACCAGAGCCCGAGGTGTTTGAGATTGAGAGGGCCCCAGAGGACGAGTTTGTGGTGCTGGCCTGCGACGGTATCTGGGACGTGATGAGCAACGAGGAGCTGTGCGAGTTTGTCAAGTCCCGTCTGGAGGTGTCCCACGACCTGGAGAAGGTCTGCAACCAGGTGCTGGACACCTGCCTGCACAAG GGAAGTCGGGATAACATGAgtgttgtgttggtgtgtttgccAAACTGCCCTAAAGTGTCAGAGGAGGCGGTGAAGAAAGATACAGAGCTGGATAAGTTCCTGGAGTCTCGTGTGGAAG ACTGGAGCAGACCTTGA